A region of Saccharomyces mikatae IFO 1815 strain IFO1815 genome assembly, chromosome: 12 DNA encodes the following proteins:
- the PET309 gene encoding Pet309p (similar to Saccharomyces cerevisiae PET309 (YLR067C); ancestral locus Anc_8.20), producing the protein MKRCAPAVLRTYNYKKGIWSTGVPNHIKKLLRDKSTSPLCSQDESSLMSFFMARRNVPLKSIGTSVTKKTETSIASNSATKSFERQYLINYLYRHQAYGNVIKIAQNFLYTSIGSQRVLKQDASLPELKKFLLSLLILQRGIQLDQAMSDIIFQFLLTQKTMVVDLINSIFSKMVTMNMHGEAVYKWVKWMRLVNGHCEFTNYKENRIILRNFLSFMRQSNIHHDFLYYLKAVQLTQGPAIASQFATTLMFLLTYIRRFSLAKTIWSYKCEHNLPIISSDLTCILKTYCHMQKFSLVPQTYWKYPDAQHDQDQFDYLLVAHSKLHDWNALQQQFNALFGIGKLPSIQHYGILMYTMARIGELDSVNKLYTQLLRRGMIPTYVVLQSLLYAHYKVGDFSACFTHFELFKKYDIAPSTATHTIMLKVYRGLNDLDGAFRILKKLSEDPNVEITEGHFSLLIQMCSKSTNYMIAQELFNLMTDHYSIQHTGKSVAALMDVYIESKKETEAIALFERYVKNLSRRDGLISVYNKAIKAYIELRNVNKCEEIFHKITDLNLAVDSEFYKMMMKFLVILNRDYETALNIIDELVKHPVIKVDATHFEVLMEAYDKKSYRDGVINLYKIMSQNKVPANSKILYFILKAVTKKSLQNNEEIKETINMVEDIMKNAANGTLDVTYNKLHPSVMTWPMRMIVKHDSPQRALELYNQYNQLFFKKHEWVSTNNKFVMMRSLLVLLAQIEQWKDFETLFTKYMDRIENIENLPSSTTPNIKFRSLFSGLLPYKVNQLVAMNKINELPLLWKTLREKGFVLDNISWNSAVNALFKDSRTLSYGMKIVDDTLIHGYDLIHKFRLLTKLSEDTTHSTDKSWQTLEMKEKNTYKFQPKLYLKSDTYNSVMRHLDIYFDAIDDLKTLEDQIRDFISNYKYFMKDYLLKPRGNVSKWEQIEMRHSSFFKELRKSKRVLPASKF; encoded by the coding sequence ATGAAAAGGTGTGCTCCGGCCGTATTAAGAACTTACAATTATAAGAAGGGCATATGGAGTACTGGCGTACCCAATCATATAAAAAAGTTGCTTCGAGATAAATCGACCTCACCTTTATGCTCACAGGATGAGAGTAGTTTGATGTCATTCTTTATGGCGCGCCGAAACGTTCCCCTGAAGTCGATTGGCACTTCGGTAACGAAGAAGACAGAAACATCAATAGCAAGCAACTCTGCTACCAAATCATTTGAACGACAGTATCTTATAAACTATCTTTATCGGCATCAAGCCTATGGAAATGTTATAAAAATTGCACAGAACTTTCTTTATACCTCTATCGGTTCACAAAGGGTGCTAAAGCAGGATGCCTCATTAcctgaattgaaaaagtttctcCTCTCGTTGCTGATTTTACAAAGAGGTATCCAATTAGATCAAGCAATGTCAGATATAATATTCCAGTTTTTGTTAACACAAAAGACAATGGTTGTAGACCTGATTAATTCTATTTTCTCGAAAATGGTTACGATGAATATGCACGGAGAAGCAGTGTATAAATGGGTCAAGTGGATGAGGTTAGTTAATGGTCATTGTGAATTTACTAACTATAAGGAAAATAGAATAATATTGAGAAACTTTCTATCTTTCATGAGACAGTCCAATATTCACCACGATTTCCTATATTATCTGAAGGCTGTTCAGCTCACTCAGGGGCCGGCAATAGCGTCTCAATTTGCAACTACTTTGATGTTCTTATTAACTTATATTAgaagattttctttggcGAAAACAATTTGGAGCTACAAATGTGAACATAACTTACcaataataagttctgacCTGACGTGTATTTTGAAGACATATTGTCACATGCAAAAATTCTCTTTAGTTCCACAAACATATTGGAAGTATCCAGATGCTCAGCATGACCAAGATCAGTTTGATTATCTTTTAGTGGCCCATTCTAAGCTGCATGATTGGAATGCTCTACAACAACAGTTCAATGCTCTTTTTGGTATTGGTAAGCTACCTTCCATACAACATTACGGTATTTTGATGTATACTATGGCTAGAATTGGTGAGCTAGACAGTGTCAATAAACTCTATACTCAACTATTGAGGAGAGGCATGATACCGACGTACGTCGTTTTACAATCTTTATTATACGCGCATTATAAAGTTGGGGATTTTTCAGCCTGCTTTACTCACTTTGAgctattcaaaaaatacgACATAGCGCCTTCAACAGCCACTCATACCATAATGCTAAAAGTTTATCGTGGTCTAAATGACCTAGATGGTGCGTTtagaatattgaaaaaactaaGTGAGGATCCCAACGTGGAAATTACGGAAGGCCATTTTTCCTTACTGATACAAATGTGCTCCAAATCTACAAATTATATGATTGCTCAAGAGCTATTCAATCTTATGACTGATCATTATAGCATTCAGCACACTGGAAAAAGTGTCGCGGCATTGATGGATGTATACATTGAAAGTAAGAAGGAAACAGAGGCCATAGCGCtatttgaaagatatgTGAAGAATTTGTCTCGGAGAGACGGTTTAATTTCTGTATACAACAAAGCGATCAAAGCGTATATTGAATTACGGAACGTTAATAAGTGTGAAGAGATCTTCCATAAGATCACAGATTTAAATCTGGCTGTTGACAGTGAATTTTAtaagatgatgatgaaatttttagtTATACTAAATCGAGATTACGAAACGGCATTGAATATTATAGATGAATTGGTTAAGCATCCTGTGATTAAAGTGGACGCTACAcattttgaagttttaaTGGAGGCATatgacaaaaaaagttatCGTGATGGTGTAATTAATCTGTACAAAATAATGTCACAAAACAAGGTTCCAGCAAACTCCAAAATATTATACTTCATATTGAAGGCTGTTACCAAAAAAAGCCTACAAAATAAcgaagaaatcaaagaaacgATAAATATGGTAGAAGATATTATGAAAAACGCCGCCAATGGAACTCTTGACGTTACGTATAACAAACTACATCCCTCGGTGATGACATGGCCTATGAGAATGATTGTTAAGCATGATAGTCCTCAACGTGCTTTAGAATTATACAATCAGTACAATCagcttttcttcaagaagcACGAATGGGTATCAACTAATAATAAGTTTGTAATGATGAGATCATTATTGGTACTATTAGCTCAAATTGAACAATGGAAAGATTTTGAGACACTATTCACTAAATATATGGATCGTATTGAAAACATTGAAAACCTGCCATCATCTACAACGCCGAATATTAAGTTTAGAAGCCTATTCAGTGGACTGCTCCCTTACAAAGTAAATCAATTAGTCGCAATGaacaaaatcaatgaaCTGCCCCTGCTGTGGAAAACGTTAAGGGAGAAGGGTTTTGTTTTAGATAACATTTCGTGGAATAGCGCTGTAAACGCATTATTTAAGGATTCAAGGACCCTCTCATATGGTATGAAAATTGTTGATGATACACTAATTCATGGATACGACTTGATTCATAAGTTTAGACTATTAACGAAACTATCCGAGGACACTACGCACTCAACTGACAAATCTTGGCAAACATTGGaaatgaaggaaaaaaatacttatAAATTTCAACCCAAGTTGTACTTGAAAAGTGATACATATAACAGTGTAATGAGGCATTTGGATATTTATTTTGACGCTATTGACGATCTGAAGACACTAGAAGATCAGATACGTGATTTCATATCGAATTACAAGTATTTCATGAAAGACTACTTATTGAAACCAAGAGGCAACGTTAGTAAATGGGAGCAGATTGAAATGCGACATTCCtccttcttcaaagaaCTAAGAAAATCTAAAAGAGTACTGCCTGCCAGTAAATTCTAG
- the FYV7 gene encoding Fyv7p (similar to Saccharomyces cerevisiae FYV7 (YLR068W); ancestral locus Anc_8.19), protein MGTAKQSQNRKKFTREYKVKEIQRSITKKTRLRKEYLKALKDEGYTVPERETRTGAKESVRKMKEARAIEGKKKIDEKKEIKKQRKKMLRDEIYKQRSEQLEKIRVSKEKFQMREERKKKLTQRTRTGQPLMGPKIEDLLDKIKTDDTYTS, encoded by the coding sequence ATGGGTACAGCAAAGCAAAGTCAAAATAGAAAGAAGTTTACTAGGGAGTATAAGGTTAAAGAGATTCAGAGGAGTATTACGAAGAAGACCAGGCTAAGGAAGGAATATCTCAAAGCTCTAAAGGATGAAGGGTACACAGTACCAGAAAGGGAGACCAGAACTGGGGCAAAAGAATCTGTCAGAAAGATGAAGGAAGCTAGGGCAATAgagggaaagaaaaaaattgacgagaagaaggagattaagaaacaaagaaaaaaaatgctaagGGATGAAATATACAAGCAAAGAAGTGAACAATTGGAGAAAATTAGAGTGtcgaaagagaaatttcaaatgaGGGAAgagaggaaaaagaaattgaccCAAAGAACACGGACGGGCCAACCTTTGATGGGTCCAAAGATAGAGGACCTTCTGGATAAAATCAAGACTGATGATACTTATACTTCCTGA
- the MEF1 gene encoding Mef1p (similar to Saccharomyces cerevisiae MEF1 (YLR069C); ancestral locus Anc_8.18), translating into MSVQPIMWIPRRMIRGSIPFVTCSKLCLGLSRRPFHGSSLARSTYEEEKVLVDEIKQQLTPADIERCNKLRNIGISAHIDSGKTTFTERVLYYTKRIKAIHEVRGRDNVGAKMDSMDLEREKGITIQSAATYCSWDKEGKNYHYNLIDTPGHIDFTIEVERALRVLDGAVLVVCAVSGVQSQTVTVDRQMRRYNVPRVTFINKMDRMGSDPFRAIEQLNSKLKIPAAAVQIPIGSESSLCGVVDLINKVALYNKGDNGEIIEKGPVPEELKPLMEEKRQLLVETLADVDDEMAEMFLEEKQPTPQQIKDAIRRATIARSFTPVLMGSALANTGIQPVLDAIVDYLPNPSEVLNTALDVSNDEAKVNLVPAVQQPFVGLAFKLEEGKYGQLTYVRVYQGRLRKGSYISNVKTGKKVKVARLVKMHSNEMEDVDEVGSGEICATFGIDCASGDTFTDGSVQYSMSSMYVPDAVVSLSITPNSKDASNFSKALNRFQKEDPTFRVKFDPESKETIISGMGELHLEIYVERMRREYNVDCITGKPQVSYRESITIPADFDYTHKKQSGGAGQYGRVIGTLSPVGDITKGNIFETAIVGGRIPDKYLAACGKGFEEVCEKGPLIGHRVLNVKMLINDGAIHAVDSNELSFKTATMAAFRDAFLRAQPVIMEPIMNVSVTSPNEFQGNIIGLLNKLQAVIQDTENGHDEFTLKAECALSTMFGFATSLRASTQGKGEFSLEFSHYAPTAPHVQKGLVSEFQKKQAKK; encoded by the coding sequence ATGAGTGTCCAACCGATTATGTGGATACCTCGAAGAATGATTCGAGGTTCTATCCCCTTTGTTACCTGTTCAAAGCTTTGTTTAGGTCTATCGAGAAGGCCCTTCCATGGAAGTTCATTGGCTCGTTCTACATACgaggaagaaaaggttTTGGTGGACGAAATAAAACAACAACTAACACCTGCTGATATTGAACGATGTAATAAACTGCGCAACATCGGTATATCAGCTCATATCGATTCTGGTAAAACCACGTTTACTGAACGTGTGTTATATTATACTAAAAGAATCAAAGCCATTCACGAGGTTCGTGGTAGAGATAATGTTGGAGCTAAGATGGATTCCATGGACCTTGAGAGAGAAAAAGGTATTACTATTCAGTCTGCCGCCACTTACTGCTCCTGGGATAAAGAGGGTaaaaattatcattatAACTTGATCGATACTCCCGGCCATATTGATTTTACTATCGAAGTGGAGCGTGCCCTTAGAGTATTGGATGGTGCTGTTCTGGTTGTTTGTGCTGTTTCAGGTGTTCAGTCCCAGACTGTGACTGTGGATCGTCAAATGCGTAGATACAATGTTCCTAGAGTGACTTTTATTAATAAAATGGATCGTATGGGTTCAGATCCTTTCCGTGCCATTGAACAACTTAATTCGAAGCTAAAAATTCCCGCCGCTGCTGTACAGATTCCTATCGGATCGGAATCGAGTTTGTGTGGTGTCGTGGATTTGATCAACAAAGTTGCTCTTTACAACAAGGGTGATAATGGTGAGATCATAGAAAAGGGACCTGTTCCTGAAGAGTTAAAACCATTGATGGAGGAGAAGAGGCAACTTTTGGTTGAAACTTTAGCTGATGtagatgatgaaatggCAGAAATGTTTTTGGAAGAGAAGCAGCCTACTCCGCAACAAATTAAGGATGCTATTCGTAGGGCCACGATTGCCAGGTCATTTACACCGGTTTTGATGGGATCTGCGTTGGCAAATACTGGTATTCAGCCAGTTTTGGACGCTATTGTAGACTATTTACCCAATCCATCTGAAGTATTGAACACAGCACTAGATGTAAGTAACGACGAAGCCAAGGTTAACTTGGTTCCTGCGGTGCAGCAGCCATTTGTTGGCTTGGCATTCAAATTGGAAGAAGGCAAGTATGGTCAACTGACTTATGTTCGCGTTTATCAGGGGCGTTTAAGAAAGGGTAGTTACATTTCTAATGTAAAGACTGGTAAGAAAGTGAAAGTAGCAAGATTGGTGAAAATGCATTCCAATGAGATGGAAGATGTAGATGAAGTTGGTTCGGGTGAAATCTGTGCTACTTTTGGTATTGATTGTGCTTCTGGTGACACATTCACGGATGGTAGTGTTCAATACTCTATGTCATCCATGTATGTTCCAGATGCCGTTGTCTCTTTGTCGATTACGCCAAATTCAAAGGACGCAtcaaatttctcaaagGCTTTGAACAGATTCCAAAAGGAAGACCCTACATTCAGAGTAAAGTTCGATCCTGAATCTAAAGAAACAATCATTTCTGGGATGGGTGAATTACATTTGGAAATTTACGTCGAAAGAATGAGACGTGAGTATAACGTAGACTGTATCACAGGTAAGCCACAAGTTTCCTATAGAGAATCCATCACAATACCGGCAGATTTTGATTATACACACAAGAAACAGTCCGGTGGTGCTGGTCAATACGGTAGAGTGATCGGTACCTTATCCCCTGTGGGAGATATTACTAAGGGCAACATATTTGAAACTGCTATTGTTGGTGGACGTATACCAGACAAGTATTTAGCTGCATGTGGTAAGGGTTTCGAAGAGGTATGTGAAAAGGGACCTTTGATTGGTCATCGTGTTTTGAACGTTAAGATGCTAATCAACGATGGTGCTATCCATGCAGTTGATTCAAATGAATTATCGTTCAAAACAGCTACAATGGCTGCGTTCCGTGACGCTTTCTTGAGAGCGCAGCCAGTGATCATGGAGCCCATCATGAATGTTTCAGTGACATCACCAAATGAGTTTCAAGGTAACATTATTGGATTATTGAATAAATTACAAGCTGTAATACAGGATACCGAAAATGGACATGACGAATTCACACTAAAAGCGGAATGTGCTTTGAGCACGATGTTTGGTTTCGCTACCTCTCTGAGAGCCTCCACTCAAGGTAAAGGTGAATTCTCGTTAGAGTTTAGCCACTACGCTCCAACAGCACCTCATGTTCAAAAGGGATTGGTATCTgagtttcaaaagaaacaagccaaaaaataa